Proteins encoded within one genomic window of Alteribacter populi:
- a CDS encoding DUF2515 family protein — MGNRNSLLNISGNLWSWLKNEAERLKYEKLVSVDWKSLNINHDAVKKIEAALVEKQTGPSFVLSSDQQLIQSIRVKTAYNNRNNVTRTTAYLKFYLAHPEVHWAFLAHMVSRNGGWNMTDLKGNLLDGIMSPNDQKVYFSFLEKANALIFADSYPQLLLYEASKEKNKNYFSFLPKFGVSRFMKPIWDYFLKDQQVSQLLTVALIINEQHYIDKRVVQHPHYKKDVFNSWQYQAQDLFQLTQVVFPYFQKPTNIRLAGKWVKDFKSVAGRITIGKELYSILFGIPSIYEGVLRFAKEIPHTGSREDYWNHVFSSYSEKLKNNSWHSCSKNNAPPYLYSPTLEKAWEDVIHKAPANGDWYQGPGTFRFFSSINTPKSFDITSDYCRDLHHMTLFKEASLF, encoded by the coding sequence ATGGGTAACAGAAATTCATTATTAAATATCTCTGGAAACCTTTGGTCATGGTTAAAAAACGAAGCCGAACGATTAAAATATGAGAAGCTAGTATCCGTTGACTGGAAGTCACTTAACATTAATCACGATGCTGTGAAGAAAATAGAAGCGGCGTTAGTTGAAAAGCAAACAGGCCCTTCCTTTGTTTTGTCTTCAGATCAGCAGCTTATTCAATCGATTCGTGTAAAAACAGCTTATAATAACCGAAATAATGTGACGAGAACAACAGCATATCTCAAGTTCTATTTAGCACATCCAGAAGTTCATTGGGCATTTCTAGCTCACATGGTTTCTAGAAATGGCGGTTGGAACATGACAGATTTAAAAGGGAATTTACTTGATGGGATCATGTCACCCAATGATCAGAAGGTTTATTTTTCCTTTTTAGAAAAGGCGAATGCCCTTATTTTTGCAGATTCCTATCCTCAATTACTTTTATATGAAGCAAGTAAGGAAAAAAATAAAAACTATTTTAGCTTCCTTCCAAAGTTCGGAGTGTCTAGGTTTATGAAACCTATTTGGGATTATTTCTTAAAAGACCAGCAAGTCTCACAGCTATTAACAGTTGCACTCATCATCAATGAACAACATTATATCGATAAGCGCGTGGTCCAACACCCTCATTATAAAAAAGACGTCTTTAACAGTTGGCAATACCAAGCTCAGGACCTTTTTCAGCTAACCCAAGTGGTCTTTCCATATTTTCAAAAGCCAACGAATATTCGTTTAGCCGGGAAGTGGGTAAAGGATTTTAAAAGTGTCGCTGGAAGAATCACCATTGGAAAAGAACTTTATTCCATTTTGTTTGGCATTCCGTCTATTTACGAGGGGGTTTTAAGGTTCGCGAAGGAGATACCGCATACCGGTTCCAGAGAAGATTATTGGAACCACGTATTTTCCTCGTATTCAGAGAAACTAAAGAACAACTCTTGGCATAGCTGTTCTAAAAACAACGCTCCACCTTATTTGTACAGTCCAACATTAGAAAAAGCATGGGAGGATGTGATACATAAAGCACCCGCTAACGGTGATTGGTATCAAGGCCCAGGTACTTTTCGTTTTTTTTCCTCAATTAACACACCGAAGTCGTTTGATATAACGAGTGATTATTGTCGAGATCTTCACCATATGACACTATTCAAAGAAGCATCTTTGTTCTAA
- a CDS encoding dimethylarginine dimethylaminohydrolase family protein: MTSEMDQSKLTYCDTEYGELKKVVLCEPRHIAIRDVINETQKKYKKEGINIDLAIKQHQLFSESLFAQGVEVIHVPPLENYPEQVFTRDIGFTLGQTIYVAEMAQKIRKGEEESLKTWLKMTETSYYNLLGDKIEGGDVIVDGMNIFIGVSDRTDKKAIEHLQSLLPQYEIIPISFPHKYLHLDCIFNIVSPTEALLFPGVIGEHEEELLTSRYECIHVSEEEQFTLGTNVFSIGNKKVYSLPVNKGVNGQLRERGFEVIEIEISEIIKSGGSFRCCTMPLLREKA, translated from the coding sequence ATGACATCAGAAATGGACCAGAGTAAGCTGACTTATTGTGATACTGAGTATGGAGAATTGAAAAAGGTTGTTTTGTGTGAACCAAGGCATATTGCAATCCGTGACGTGATTAACGAAACACAAAAGAAATATAAAAAAGAAGGCATCAATATTGACCTTGCTATAAAGCAGCATCAGCTTTTTTCAGAAAGTTTGTTTGCCCAAGGGGTTGAAGTGATACATGTGCCTCCTCTTGAAAATTATCCTGAACAAGTGTTTACAAGAGACATTGGGTTTACACTCGGTCAAACGATTTATGTAGCAGAAATGGCACAAAAAATTCGTAAAGGAGAGGAGGAATCGTTAAAAACGTGGTTAAAAATGACAGAGACGAGCTATTATAATTTACTAGGTGACAAGATCGAAGGTGGTGATGTCATTGTTGATGGCATGAATATCTTCATTGGAGTAAGCGATCGAACAGACAAAAAAGCGATCGAACATCTACAAAGCTTGCTACCGCAATATGAAATTATACCTATATCTTTTCCTCATAAATACCTGCATCTTGACTGTATTTTTAATATTGTAAGTCCAACTGAAGCTTTGTTGTTTCCTGGCGTAATAGGTGAGCACGAAGAAGAGCTTCTCACATCGCGTTATGAATGTATTCATGTTTCTGAAGAAGAGCAGTTTACTTTAGGTACGAATGTTTTTTCTATTGGTAATAAAAAGGTCTATAGCTTACCTGTAAACAAAGGTGTCAATGGACAACTTCGGGAAAGAGGCTTTGAAGTTATTGAAATTGAAATTTCAGAAATTATCAAGTCAGGTGGATCATTTCGCTGTTGCACTATGCCACTTTTAAGAGAGAAAGCTTAG
- a CDS encoding CvfB family protein, translating into MTGFQSGTIEKLTVSQEVAGDYVLTNGDDIIVLPKQEVNSSIEVEEEIDVFIYQNKKDQLIATMTLPRITRENYDWAEVIEKVRGLGVFVDVGLRDDILVSSDDLPLIEKVWPKPGDELFVTLETDKKGRMLAKPATETVVQDSWSHAPKSINNQLIGGRVYRSTKVGSFIITEAGYRGFIHHFERKIEPRLGEWVEGRVIDVKDDGTINVTLRPLKQEGIEVDAEAIYYYLVRAGGEMKFTDKSDPEAIRDTFKLSKAAFKRALGKLMKEGKVEQKDGVTSVKKEEE; encoded by the coding sequence ATGACAGGATTTCAATCAGGTACGATCGAGAAATTAACCGTATCTCAAGAAGTAGCGGGTGATTACGTTTTAACCAACGGAGACGATATCATCGTTCTTCCAAAACAGGAAGTAAATTCAAGCATTGAAGTAGAAGAGGAAATTGACGTATTTATTTACCAAAATAAAAAGGATCAGCTGATCGCTACGATGACATTGCCTCGGATTACAAGAGAAAATTATGATTGGGCGGAGGTCATTGAAAAAGTAAGAGGACTTGGTGTGTTTGTTGATGTAGGGTTACGAGATGATATTTTAGTTTCCAGTGATGATTTGCCATTGATCGAAAAAGTATGGCCCAAACCTGGAGATGAACTTTTCGTCACATTGGAAACAGATAAGAAAGGCCGCATGCTAGCCAAACCAGCGACAGAAACGGTCGTTCAGGATTCATGGTCACATGCGCCAAAATCGATAAACAACCAGCTTATTGGAGGGCGCGTCTATCGTTCCACAAAAGTGGGGTCATTCATCATTACCGAAGCCGGCTACCGTGGATTTATTCACCATTTTGAACGAAAAATCGAGCCCCGTTTAGGTGAGTGGGTAGAAGGCCGCGTCATTGATGTGAAGGATGATGGGACGATTAATGTAACGCTGCGCCCACTGAAACAGGAAGGAATCGAAGTGGATGCAGAGGCAATTTATTACTATTTAGTCCGTGCTGGTGGTGAGATGAAGTTTACTGACAAGAGTGATCCTGAAGCGATTCGCGACACGTTTAAGCTGAGTAAGGCCGCATTTAAACGAGCGTTAGGAAAGCTGATGAAAGAAGGAAAAGTCGAACAAAAAGATGGTGTAACTTCTGTTAAAAAAGAAGAAGAATGA
- a CDS encoding M50 family metallopeptidase codes for MGDLTHYFILFLIVIILSHFPIIGPYMKLFNTMIHESLGHALIARITGGRVVSIRLFQNTGGLAIFQHHWIGQVLTIFSGYPLASLMSVVYIYALSLGYYFYIGIALFVLLSYILIFWVRNIVGWVWVLSVMVGIGSLYRFADPYHFELAITIIGLATLIQALSSSWVVFILSLKDSKNAGDASLLAKSTFIPAPVWGMIFLLQAVFFFVWGTLIWFGYDLSQLI; via the coding sequence ATGGGTGACTTGACACACTATTTTATCCTCTTCCTTATCGTAATCATTCTTTCACATTTCCCCATTATTGGACCCTACATGAAACTGTTTAACACGATGATTCATGAAAGTTTAGGTCATGCTCTGATCGCAAGAATTACGGGCGGGCGTGTTGTTTCCATCCGCTTGTTTCAAAATACGGGCGGGTTGGCAATTTTTCAACACCATTGGATTGGACAGGTATTAACCATTTTTTCAGGATATCCACTCGCTTCTCTTATGAGTGTCGTTTATATCTATGCATTGTCATTGGGATATTATTTTTATATTGGCATAGCATTATTTGTTCTCCTTTCCTATATTTTGATCTTCTGGGTTCGAAACATAGTGGGGTGGGTATGGGTGCTTTCTGTCATGGTCGGAATCGGATCTTTATATCGCTTTGCAGATCCTTATCACTTTGAACTAGCCATTACCATTATTGGCTTAGCTACCCTCATTCAAGCGTTATCTAGCTCATGGGTTGTGTTTATCCTCAGTTTAAAAGACAGTAAGAATGCAGGTGATGCCAGCCTATTAGCGAAATCAACCTTCATCCCTGCACCAGTATGGGGGATGATTTTCCTTTTACAAGCTGTTTTCTTTTTCGTTTGGGGGACATTAATATGGTTTGGTTATGATCTATCACAATTAATTTAG
- a CDS encoding YitT family protein, which yields MLRILYMILGCTVVSFGVLILQSSTIITGGTAGLALSLSYLMHSSFALAFFLINIPFYILSFYKMGWKFTVSTIFAVTTLSVMTEVLQLLPPFDVNPLLGAILGGLVVGLGLSVLFLNGSSLGGANILSLFLQKRFGFDPGKSLFVFDFLVILTGLFSVGLIRGFYSILSVLMISMIISIFKGKIAQRNAPAKTVVETNPTGQA from the coding sequence ATGTTACGTATATTATATATGATTCTAGGTTGTACGGTTGTAAGTTTCGGAGTACTTATTCTACAAAGCTCTACGATTATTACCGGTGGAACAGCAGGACTTGCTTTAAGTTTATCTTATTTAATGCATTCATCTTTTGCGCTAGCATTCTTTTTAATTAATATTCCATTTTATATTCTATCTTTCTATAAAATGGGTTGGAAGTTTACTGTGTCCACGATTTTTGCAGTTACAACTCTTTCAGTAATGACTGAAGTTCTACAGTTATTGCCACCATTTGACGTGAATCCGCTGCTAGGAGCTATTTTAGGTGGATTGGTCGTCGGCTTAGGGTTATCTGTGTTATTTTTGAACGGTTCTTCATTAGGTGGTGCCAATATTCTTTCACTTTTCTTACAGAAGAGATTCGGATTTGATCCAGGTAAAAGCTTGTTTGTTTTTGACTTTCTCGTAATTCTCACAGGACTTTTCTCTGTCGGCCTTATTCGTGGATTTTATTCAATCCTTTCCGTACTGATGATTTCAATGATTATAAGTATCTTCAAAGGAAAAATCGCGCAGAGAAACGCCCCTGCAAAAACAGTTGTAGAAACCAATCCAACTGGACAAGCATGA
- a CDS encoding AbrB family transcriptional regulator, producing MTPNKIARFLETLTIGTIGGAVFAVANLPLPWVLGALSFVLVWQGITKRNANWPEPVKNTGFLTLGIYFGLYFTKSTFVTVGPYLLPYVSATVALIATSILFATVVTKWIDVDRVTSVFGAIPGGLSEMAIASEALKANTSLVVIFQTIRLLTVLFIVPFVIVFSFSSGQAGAEVSTSLNESAVPWSWNATLYILPVVIGVLMRNTIPAGIVIIPLTITALINIFGTALPPFPPLLLIAAQVTVGIGLGKRISFNDLKVGGKYCLVYFAIAVGLIAASFGLGAVLAEWTSLNLATAMLSVAPGGLIEMVLTASIVGGDPAIVSALQLVRLLVIIIFVPPILKWYFQRKTASFST from the coding sequence ATGACACCGAACAAGATCGCGAGGTTTTTAGAAACACTTACTATTGGTACGATTGGGGGGGCTGTATTTGCAGTAGCTAACCTCCCCTTACCCTGGGTACTTGGCGCATTATCTTTTGTTCTGGTTTGGCAAGGAATCACAAAACGTAATGCAAATTGGCCTGAACCAGTAAAAAATACCGGCTTTCTCACTCTAGGGATTTATTTTGGTTTGTATTTTACCAAAAGTACGTTTGTAACTGTCGGGCCGTATCTTTTGCCTTATGTTTCAGCTACTGTCGCTCTTATCGCCACAAGTATTCTATTTGCAACGGTAGTTACGAAGTGGATTGATGTAGACCGAGTCACTAGTGTTTTTGGGGCTATTCCTGGGGGCTTGTCAGAAATGGCGATTGCCAGCGAGGCACTAAAAGCAAACACTTCACTTGTGGTTATCTTTCAAACCATACGATTGCTAACTGTGTTGTTCATTGTTCCATTTGTAATCGTATTCTCTTTCTCTTCAGGCCAAGCCGGAGCAGAGGTGTCCACCTCGTTAAATGAATCTGCTGTACCGTGGAGTTGGAATGCTACCCTTTATATCCTCCCAGTTGTCATTGGAGTATTAATGAGGAACACCATACCGGCTGGGATTGTCATCATTCCGTTAACAATCACGGCATTAATCAACATATTTGGTACTGCTCTTCCGCCATTTCCACCCCTACTTCTTATCGCTGCTCAAGTTACCGTTGGGATTGGTTTAGGCAAGCGTATTTCGTTTAATGATTTAAAGGTAGGCGGGAAATACTGTCTCGTTTATTTTGCAATAGCAGTAGGGTTGATTGCCGCTTCCTTTGGACTTGGGGCGGTATTAGCTGAATGGACGAGTCTTAATTTAGCTACGGCCATGCTAAGTGTCGCCCCAGGCGGGTTAATTGAAATGGTTCTTACTGCATCGATTGTCGGAGGTGACCCAGCCATTGTCAGTGCATTGCAGCTCGTTCGACTACTCGTGATCATTATCTTCGTCCCGCCTATCTTGAAATGGTATTTTCAAAGAAAAACAGCTTCATTTAGTACTTAA
- a CDS encoding M20/M25/M40 family metallo-hydrolase: MEVKHEQVKAVFDQLQNHKEIKKVLFSFQDKNELTLQDQIDLTAIPAPTFHEAERGAEFANRLRALGLHDVTTDANGNVFGVRKGTRKGPNLVICAHLDTVFPEGTDTVAKRKDGKVYAPGIADDGRGLAVVLTLIESLHLSSLKTKGNLIFGATVGEEGLGDLYGVKGLFEERSDIDGFISIEPGSPARIIYAGTGSLRYRVTFSGTGGHSFGDFGTPSAVHALGRAVQEISNLEIPYEPKTTFNVGEISGGTSVNTIAAEATMVIDLRSTEPEALKKLESKVLTIIEQAAEKENERWGKSVIQVEAMLVGNRPAGSQHTEDSIVQTAVAATKSIGFEPLLSPPISTDSNVPISLGVPALTLGGGGSFGGAHTLNEYFDPTDAFFGPQLIFLTMMALAGVEGVCEPTLPKKEGGDRL, encoded by the coding sequence ATGGAAGTAAAACATGAACAAGTTAAGGCTGTATTTGACCAGCTTCAGAACCATAAGGAGATTAAGAAGGTGCTGTTCAGCTTTCAAGATAAAAATGAGCTAACACTTCAAGATCAAATAGATCTTACTGCCATACCGGCACCGACTTTTCATGAGGCTGAGAGGGGGGCAGAATTTGCTAACCGTTTAAGAGCACTTGGATTACATGATGTTACAACGGACGCTAATGGAAATGTCTTTGGAGTACGAAAAGGAACCAGGAAAGGACCTAATCTTGTAATCTGTGCTCACCTTGATACCGTTTTTCCTGAAGGAACGGATACAGTTGCTAAAAGGAAAGATGGCAAAGTCTATGCCCCAGGTATTGCTGATGACGGTAGAGGATTGGCTGTTGTCCTTACTTTAATAGAGTCTCTTCATCTTTCATCACTGAAAACAAAGGGAAACCTCATTTTCGGGGCAACAGTTGGAGAAGAGGGACTCGGAGATTTGTATGGGGTAAAGGGCCTTTTTGAAGAACGAAGTGACATCGATGGATTCATCTCAATTGAACCGGGATCGCCAGCACGAATTATTTACGCTGGAACAGGAAGTCTTCGTTACCGCGTTACTTTTTCCGGAACAGGTGGGCATAGCTTTGGTGATTTTGGTACCCCTAGCGCTGTACACGCTCTTGGCCGGGCCGTTCAAGAAATATCCAATTTGGAAATCCCTTATGAACCTAAAACCACGTTTAATGTTGGTGAAATATCGGGGGGTACGTCAGTCAATACAATTGCTGCTGAAGCTACGATGGTCATTGATCTTCGCTCCACAGAACCAGAGGCGTTAAAGAAGCTTGAAAGTAAAGTGTTGACGATCATTGAGCAGGCAGCTGAAAAAGAGAACGAACGTTGGGGAAAATCTGTCATCCAAGTGGAAGCAATGCTAGTCGGTAACCGGCCGGCAGGTTCACAACACACCGAGGATTCAATCGTCCAAACAGCTGTAGCTGCTACAAAGTCAATAGGGTTTGAACCACTTTTAAGTCCCCCGATCAGTACAGACTCAAACGTTCCGATTAGTTTGGGAGTTCCTGCCTTAACGCTTGGAGGAGGCGGAAGCTTTGGTGGAGCTCATACATTAAATGAGTACTTTGATCCTACTGATGCTTTTTTCGGACCTCAGCTAATTTTCTTGACGATGATGGCTCTGGCGGGTGTAGAAGGTGTTTGTGAACCAACATTACCAAAAAAAGAAGGAGGCGATCGTCTTTAA